Proteins from a genomic interval of Zingiber officinale cultivar Zhangliang chromosome 2A, Zo_v1.1, whole genome shotgun sequence:
- the LOC122044266 gene encoding formin-like protein 5, protein MSNIPLIHHGRRRPPPPATSGLCYRRPSSPPLSATAVAAGSHRRPPSAAHRCGHYRPLPPPTTTASRPWPPPPTHGSPPPPAARPPLSAVTTGSHLWSSPSPTAVGHLRTPSSSPVTADRRRCQQPLLAAIAADGHRRPPTTVGRHCRPPAAAHPPPTPLVVAVATGRRHRSLPPPPAVAVGRHRRRRPSPPQSAGGRRPHSRSSLPPQPSSVVVVIGCRLPEAVVAGCRRRSLPDAGGDRCRWRQRRPTAAAAGCHKLRQRYGDHQ, encoded by the exons atgtcgaatatacccctaATCCACCACGGCCGTCGTCGCCCACCGCCGCCAGCCACCTCCGGCCTCTGCTACCGGCGGCCGTCGTCGCCTCCGCTATCGGCCACCGCCGTCGCCGCCGGTAGCCACAGGCGACCACCGTCGGCCGCCCATCGCTG CGGCCACTACCGGCCGCTGCCGCCACCCACGACCACCGCCAGCCGCCCATGGCCACCGCCGCCCACCCACGGCAGCCCACCGCCACCCGCCGCCCGCCCACCGCTGTCAGCCGTCACCACCGGCAGCCACCTCTGGTCGTCACCATCGCCCACCGCCGTCGGCCACCTCCGGACTCCGTCGTCGTCGCCGGTCACTGCCGACCGCCGTCGCTGTCAGCAGCCACTACTAGCCGCTATCGCTGCCGACGGCCACCGTCGGCCGCCCACCACCGTTGGTCGCCACTGTCGGCCGCCAGCCGCCGCCCACCCACCGCCAACGCCGCTGGTCGTTGCCGTCGCCACCGGCCGTCGTCATCGGTCGTTGCCGCCGCCGCCGGCAGTTGCTGTTGGCCGTCACCGCCGGCGCCGACCGTCACCGCCACAGTCAGCAGGCGGCCGTCGCCCCCATAGTCGGTCGTCGCTGCCACCGCAGCCGTCGTCGGTCGTTGTCGTCATCGGTTGCCGGTTGCCGGAGGCGGTCGTTGCCGGTTGCCGGCGGCGGTCGTTGCCGGATGCTGGCGGCGATCGTTGCCGGTGGCGGCAGAGGAGGCCAACGGCGGCGGCCGCTGGTTGCCACAAGCTCCGACAGAGGTACGGCGACCATCAGTAA